Proteins from one Pontibacter korlensis genomic window:
- the fusA gene encoding elongation factor G: MNTRDLKYTRNIGIAAHIDAGKTTTTERILYYAGVSHKIGEVHDGAATMDWMEQEQERGITITSAATTVSWPYRGQNYHINIIDTPGHVDFTVEVNRSLRVLDGLVFLFSAVDGVEPQSETNWRLADNYKVARIGFVNKMDRSGADFLAVCKQVKEMLGSNAVALQLPIGSEDNFRGVVDLVNNRGIIWNEEDKGMTFTEVPIPDDMVEEAAEYREKLLEAVAEYDETLMEKYFEDPDSITEDEIVAALRAATIDMAIVPMLCGSSFKNKGVQTMLDYVMALIPSPLDRDNIKGTNPDTGAEISRKPSYDEPFAGLAFKIATDPYVGRLCFVRAYSGVLESGSYVFNTRSNNKERISRIFQMHANKQNQIERLGAGDIGAVVGFKDIKTGDTLCDQNAKIVLESMEFPEPVIGYAIEPKSQADSDKMGMAIAKLIEEDPTLQVNTDEETGQTILRGMGELHLEIIIDRMKREFKVELNQGAPQVAYKETITKKVEHREVFKKQSGGRGKFADIVFEMGPREDGKQGLEFENAIVGGVIPREFIPAVQKGFEEAMKNGILAGFPVDSMKVRLFHGSFHDVDSDSLSFELAARQGFKEAGKQCAPKLLEPIMAVDVVTPDEYTGPVTGDLNRRRGIMKGMDTKGTSTVVKADVPLSELFGYVTDLRTITSGRATASLTFSHYEQVPQNLADAIIAKIKGTAAK, encoded by the coding sequence ATGAATACTCGCGACTTAAAATACACAAGAAACATTGGTATCGCCGCTCACATCGATGCTGGTAAGACAACTACCACAGAGCGTATCCTTTACTATGCTGGTGTAAGCCACAAAATAGGAGAGGTACACGATGGTGCAGCAACCATGGACTGGATGGAGCAGGAGCAAGAAAGAGGTATCACTATCACTTCTGCTGCTACAACAGTTAGCTGGCCATACAGAGGTCAGAATTACCACATCAATATCATTGACACTCCAGGTCACGTGGACTTTACTGTAGAGGTAAACCGCTCCCTGCGTGTTCTTGATGGTCTGGTATTCTTGTTCTCGGCTGTAGACGGCGTAGAGCCTCAGTCTGAGACAAACTGGCGTCTGGCAGACAACTACAAAGTTGCACGTATAGGTTTCGTTAACAAGATGGACCGTTCAGGTGCTGACTTCCTTGCTGTATGTAAGCAGGTGAAGGAAATGCTTGGAAGCAACGCCGTAGCGCTTCAGCTGCCAATCGGTTCTGAAGATAACTTCAGAGGCGTAGTCGACTTAGTAAACAACCGCGGTATCATCTGGAATGAGGAAGATAAAGGGATGACCTTCACTGAAGTTCCTATTCCTGATGATATGGTTGAGGAAGCTGCTGAATACAGAGAGAAACTGTTGGAAGCTGTAGCTGAGTATGACGAAACTTTGATGGAGAAGTACTTTGAGGATCCAGACTCTATTACTGAGGATGAGATCGTTGCTGCGCTTCGTGCTGCTACAATAGACATGGCGATTGTTCCTATGCTTTGTGGTTCGTCTTTCAAAAACAAAGGTGTACAGACAATGCTTGATTATGTTATGGCATTGATTCCGTCTCCTCTGGATAGAGATAACATCAAAGGTACAAACCCAGATACAGGTGCTGAGATTTCTCGTAAGCCAAGCTACGATGAGCCTTTTGCAGGTCTGGCGTTCAAAATCGCAACTGACCCTTATGTAGGTCGTCTGTGCTTCGTACGTGCTTATTCAGGTGTTCTTGAATCAGGTTCATACGTGTTCAACACACGTTCAAATAATAAAGAGCGTATCTCCCGTATCTTCCAGATGCACGCAAATAAGCAAAACCAGATCGAAAGACTGGGTGCTGGTGACATCGGTGCGGTAGTAGGCTTCAAAGATATCAAGACTGGAGATACACTTTGTGATCAAAATGCAAAGATTGTACTTGAGTCTATGGAATTCCCAGAGCCAGTTATTGGATATGCTATCGAGCCAAAGTCTCAAGCTGACTCTGACAAGATGGGTATGGCTATTGCCAAGCTTATCGAGGAAGACCCAACTCTTCAGGTAAACACTGATGAGGAAACAGGTCAGACAATCCTTCGTGGTATGGGTGAGCTTCACCTGGAGATTATCATCGACCGTATGAAGCGTGAGTTCAAGGTTGAACTGAACCAAGGTGCTCCGCAGGTGGCTTACAAAGAAACAATCACTAAGAAGGTTGAGCACCGTGAGGTATTCAAGAAGCAGTCTGGTGGTCGTGGTAAGTTTGCCGATATCGTGTTCGAAATGGGACCACGTGAGGATGGCAAGCAAGGACTTGAGTTTGAAAACGCTATCGTGGGTGGTGTAATTCCTAGAGAATTCATCCCTGCTGTTCAGAAAGGCTTCGAAGAGGCGATGAAGAACGGTATTCTAGCTGGATTCCCAGTAGACTCAATGAAAGTACGTCTGTTCCACGGCTCATTCCACGATGTTGACTCTGACTCACTTTCATTCGAACTTGCTGCACGTCAAGGCTTCAAAGAGGCTGGTAAGCAGTGTGCTCCTAAGCTTCTTGAGCCAATCATGGCTGTAGACGTTGTTACTCCAGATGAATATACTGGTCCTGTAACAGGCGACTTGAACAGAAGAAGAGGTATCATGAAAGGTATGGATACAAAAGGTACTTCAACAGTAGTGAAAGCTGACGTTCCACTTTCTGAATTGTTTGGTTATGTTACAGACCTTCGTACAATTACTTCTGGTAGAGCAACTGCATCGCTTACTTTCTCTCACTATGAGCAGGTACCGCAAAACTTAGCAGATGCTATCATTGCCAAAATCAAGGGAACAGCAGCAAAATAG
- the rpsJ gene encoding 30S ribosomal protein S10 has translation MNQKIRIKLKSYDHNLVDKSSEKIVKAVKATGAIVSGPIPLPTEKDKFTVLRSPHVNKKSREQFQLCTYKRLVDIYSTSSKTVDALMKLELPSGVDVEIKV, from the coding sequence ATGAATCAGAAAATTAGAATAAAGCTTAAGTCTTACGATCACAATCTGGTAGATAAATCTTCAGAGAAAATTGTGAAAGCTGTTAAGGCAACAGGTGCCATAGTAAGCGGCCCAATTCCTCTTCCAACAGAGAAGGATAAATTTACAGTTCTTCGTTCACCACACGTGAACAAGAAGTCTCGCGAGCAGTTTCAGCTTTGCACTTACAAGAGATTGGTAGATATTTACTCTACAAGCTCTAAAACAGTAGATGCGCTGATGAAGCTAGAATTGCCAAGCGGTGTAGATGTTGAAATCAAAGTTTGA
- the rplC gene encoding 50S ribosomal protein L3: MPGIIGKKIGMTSLFTADGKYTPVTLIQAGPCVVTQVKTVENDGYAAVQIGYGDKKLKRVTKAEAGHYQKANTAPKKKVAEFDVEGASFNLGDVVDTSLFEEGEFVDVVGTSKGKGFQGVVKRHNFAGVGGQTHGQHNRARHPGSIGACSWPSRVFKGMRMAGRMGGNRVKIQNLTVLRVVAERNLIVVSGSVPGARNSYVLIEK; the protein is encoded by the coding sequence ATGCCTGGAATTATCGGTAAAAAAATCGGAATGACAAGCCTCTTCACAGCAGATGGTAAATACACACCAGTAACGCTTATCCAAGCAGGTCCGTGTGTAGTTACTCAGGTGAAGACGGTTGAGAATGACGGCTACGCTGCAGTGCAGATTGGCTATGGTGACAAGAAACTCAAGAGAGTAACGAAAGCGGAAGCTGGTCATTATCAGAAAGCTAATACTGCTCCAAAGAAAAAGGTAGCTGAGTTTGATGTTGAAGGTGCTTCCTTCAACCTAGGTGATGTAGTTGATACATCCCTTTTTGAGGAAGGCGAATTCGTAGATGTAGTTGGTACATCTAAGGGTAAAGGCTTCCAAGGTGTTGTAAAACGCCACAACTTTGCTGGTGTTGGTGGCCAAACTCACGGCCAGCACAACAGAGCTAGACACCCAGGTTCAATCGGTGCATGCTCTTGGCCATCAAGAGTATTCAAAGGTATGCGCATGGCGGGTAGAATGGGTGGAAACAGAGTGAAGATCCAAAACCTGACTGTTCTTCGCGTTGTAGCTGAAAGAAACCTAATTGTTGTTAGTGGCTCTGTTCCTGGTGCCAGAAATTCTTACGTGTTAATTGAGAAATAA
- the rplD gene encoding 50S ribosomal protein L4, producing the protein MELSVLNIKGEDTGRKVTLSDAVFGLEPNEHAMYLDVKQYLANQRQGTHKSKERNEVAGSTKKIKKQKGTGGARAGSIKSPVFVGGGRVFGPKPRNYSFKLNKKLKRVARLSALSLLARDNRVALVESFTLDAPKTKEFRGILNNLQTTGKTLIVLPAVDKNIVLSGRNLPKVKVSTVKDVNTYDLLNTEKLVLVEQSVNELENLFSAK; encoded by the coding sequence ATGGAGCTCTCTGTATTAAATATTAAAGGTGAAGATACAGGCAGAAAAGTAACTCTTTCTGATGCTGTTTTTGGTTTAGAGCCAAACGAGCATGCCATGTATCTTGACGTGAAGCAGTACTTGGCTAACCAAAGACAAGGTACGCACAAGTCTAAAGAGCGTAACGAGGTAGCCGGTTCTACAAAGAAGATCAAGAAGCAAAAAGGTACAGGCGGTGCCCGTGCTGGTAGCATAAAATCTCCTGTATTTGTTGGTGGTGGCCGAGTATTTGGTCCAAAACCAAGAAACTACAGCTTCAAACTGAACAAGAAACTGAAAAGAGTAGCTCGTTTATCTGCACTTTCTCTGTTAGCACGTGATAACCGTGTTGCTCTGGTTGAGTCATTCACACTGGATGCTCCGAAAACGAAAGAGTTCAGAGGAATACTTAACAACCTGCAGACAACTGGAAAAACTCTGATTGTGTTGCCAGCTGTAGATAAGAACATCGTGCTTTCAGGAAGAAACCTGCCAAAGGTAAAAGTTTCTACCGTGAAAGACGTGAATACTTATGACCTGCTGAACACAGAAAAACTTGTTCTTGTTGAGCAATCAGTAAATGAATTAGAAAACCTCTTTAGCGCGAAATAA
- the rplW gene encoding 50S ribosomal protein L23: MNVLKRPIITEKYAALNEVGKYAFEVGRNANKVEIKKAVEKLYGVTVEKVATMRSIGKKKTKYTKSGAVTGRTSLIKKAVVTLKEGEVIDFYSGI, encoded by the coding sequence ATGAACGTTCTGAAAAGACCAATTATTACAGAGAAATACGCTGCCTTGAACGAGGTTGGGAAATATGCTTTTGAGGTAGGAAGAAATGCCAACAAAGTAGAGATCAAAAAGGCAGTTGAAAAATTGTATGGCGTAACCGTAGAGAAAGTAGCAACAATGCGCTCGATCGGTAAGAAAAAGACTAAATACACAAAGTCTGGAGCTGTTACAGGCCGTACATCTCTGATCAAAAAAGCAGTAGTAACCCTGAAAGAGGGTGAAGTGATAGACTTTTACAGCGGCATATAA
- the rplB gene encoding 50S ribosomal protein L2 — protein sequence MALKKLRPITPGQRFRVAPAFDEITSTTPEKSLLAPLTKSGGRNNSGRMTMRYMGGGHKRKYRVIDFKRTKHGVPATVKTIEYDPNRTARIALLHYADGEKTYIIAPAGLQVGTVVNSGPGIAPEVGNCLPLSDIPLGTIIHNIELQPGAGATLARSAGSYAQLVAREGRYATIKLPSGELRMVLVNCSATVGTVSNAEHMNVKLGKAGRNRWLGKRPRVRGVAMNPVDHPMGGGEGKSSGGHPRSRKGLYAKGLKTRNKNKYSEKLIVNRGKK from the coding sequence ATGGCTTTAAAAAAGTTAAGACCAATAACACCAGGTCAAAGATTTAGAGTAGCCCCAGCATTTGATGAAATAACATCAACTACTCCAGAGAAATCTTTGTTGGCACCTCTTACAAAATCTGGTGGACGTAACAACTCAGGTAGAATGACTATGCGCTATATGGGCGGTGGTCATAAGAGAAAGTACAGAGTAATTGACTTCAAGCGTACTAAGCATGGTGTTCCTGCTACGGTGAAGACAATCGAGTACGATCCAAATAGAACAGCTCGTATTGCGCTGCTTCACTACGCTGATGGAGAGAAAACATATATCATTGCACCGGCAGGTCTGCAGGTAGGAACTGTAGTTAACTCTGGTCCTGGTATAGCTCCGGAAGTTGGTAACTGCTTACCTCTTTCTGATATTCCTCTAGGTACAATCATCCACAACATTGAGCTTCAGCCAGGTGCTGGTGCTACACTAGCTAGAAGTGCAGGTTCTTATGCGCAGCTGGTTGCCCGTGAGGGTCGCTATGCTACCATCAAACTTCCTTCTGGTGAGTTAAGAATGGTTCTTGTTAACTGTTCTGCCACTGTGGGTACAGTTTCCAACGCTGAGCATATGAATGTGAAGCTAGGGAAAGCTGGACGTAACAGATGGTTGGGCAAACGTCCTCGCGTTCGTGGTGTTGCTATGAACCCAGTAGATCACCCTATGGGTGGTGGTGAAGGTAAGTCTTCAGGCGGTCACCCACGCTCACGTAAAGGCCTATATGCTAAAGGTCTTAAGACGAGAAACAAGAACAAGTATTCTGAGAAGCTTATAGTTAATAGAGGAAAGAAATAG
- the rpsS gene encoding 30S ribosomal protein S19 — translation MARSLKKGPYIDFRLEKKVTVMNEAGKKSVIKTWSRRSMISPDFVGHTFAVHNGNKFIPVYVTENMVGHKLGEFAPTRNFRGHIAKKDKGKR, via the coding sequence ATGGCTAGATCATTAAAAAAAGGGCCTTATATTGACTTTAGGCTCGAGAAGAAAGTAACTGTGATGAACGAGGCAGGCAAAAAGTCTGTTATCAAAACCTGGTCTCGTAGATCTATGATTTCACCTGATTTCGTTGGTCACACTTTCGCAGTTCACAATGGGAATAAATTTATCCCTGTTTATGTTACTGAAAACATGGTAGGACATAAGCTTGGTGAATTTGCTCCAACAAGAAACTTTAGAGGTCACATTGCTAAGAAAGATAAAGGCAAGCGTTAA
- the rplV gene encoding 50S ribosomal protein L22 produces the protein MEAVAKLRNVPTSPRKMRMVADLVRGKSVSKALGILKFEANAGAAKVEKLVLSALANWQQKNEDARIEEANLYIKTIFVDEGKMLKRLRPAPQGRGYRIRKRSNHVTLVIDSMTEEQLEQQSKKSKKANK, from the coding sequence ATGGAAGCAGTAGCAAAACTTAGAAATGTCCCTACCTCTCCTCGTAAAATGAGAATGGTAGCAGACTTAGTACGCGGTAAAAGCGTATCAAAAGCTCTTGGTATTCTGAAATTTGAAGCCAATGCTGGTGCAGCCAAAGTTGAGAAACTTGTTTTATCGGCTTTAGCAAACTGGCAGCAGAAAAATGAAGATGCTCGCATCGAAGAAGCAAACCTTTACATCAAGACAATCTTTGTAGATGAAGGTAAAATGCTGAAGCGTCTTCGTCCAGCTCCACAGGGCCGTGGTTACAGAATCAGAAAAAGATCAAACCATGTAACTCTGGTAATTGACAGCATGACAGAGGAGCAGTTAGAGCAGCAGTCAAAGAAATCTAAAAAAGCCAACAAGTAA
- the rpsC gene encoding 30S ribosomal protein S3 — translation MGQKVNPIGFRLGVIKGWDSNWYGGKDFAEKLIEDEKIRKYILARIPKGGISKIIIERTLKRITITINTARPGVVIGKGGQEVDKIKEELKKLTNKDIQINIFEIKRPELDAKLVGESIAQQLQARISFRRAMKQAIASALRVGAEGIKVQVSGRLGGAEMARTEHYKEGRTPLHTLRADIDYALSEAQTVYGKLGIKVWIFKGEVYGKKDLTPNAGLESKGPGSASGDRRGGNRNKKGEGAPKRKRRQ, via the coding sequence ATGGGACAGAAAGTTAATCCGATAGGTTTTCGACTAGGTGTTATCAAAGGTTGGGATTCTAACTGGTATGGCGGCAAAGATTTCGCTGAGAAGCTGATCGAAGACGAGAAAATCAGAAAATATATACTAGCTCGTATCCCTAAAGGCGGTATTTCTAAAATTATAATTGAGAGAACGCTTAAGCGCATTACTATTACAATCAATACTGCAAGACCAGGTGTTGTAATCGGTAAAGGCGGTCAGGAAGTAGATAAGATTAAAGAAGAGCTTAAGAAGCTTACTAACAAGGATATTCAAATCAATATCTTTGAAATTAAGCGTCCTGAGTTAGATGCCAAGCTAGTTGGTGAGTCAATTGCTCAGCAGCTACAGGCTCGTATCTCTTTCCGCCGTGCTATGAAGCAAGCTATTGCTTCTGCGCTACGTGTTGGTGCCGAGGGTATCAAAGTTCAGGTTTCTGGACGTCTTGGTGGTGCTGAAATGGCTAGAACAGAGCACTACAAAGAAGGTAGAACTCCTCTTCATACATTGCGTGCGGATATCGACTACGCTTTGTCTGAGGCACAAACAGTGTATGGTAAACTAGGTATCAAAGTTTGGATCTTCAAAGGTGAGGTTTATGGTAAGAAAGATCTTACTCCGAACGCTGGCCTTGAAAGCAAAGGACCTGGTTCAGCCTCTGGCGACAGACGTGGTGGAAACCGCAACAAAAAAGGTGAAGGTGCACCTAAGCGTAAGCGTCGTCAATAA
- the rplP gene encoding 50S ribosomal protein L16, with protein MLQPRRTKFRKMQKGRVKGLAHRGSSIAFGSFAIKSLESTWITSRQIEAARIAMTRAMKREGQVWIRIFPDKPITKKPAEVRMGKGKGSPEYWVAVVKPGTIMFESDGVPLEVAKESLRLAAQKLPVKTKFVVRRDYVEK; from the coding sequence ATGTTACAGCCTAGAAGGACTAAATTTAGAAAAATGCAAAAAGGCCGCGTAAAGGGTCTGGCTCACAGAGGCAGCTCTATTGCGTTTGGTTCTTTCGCTATAAAGTCTCTTGAATCTACATGGATTACGTCTCGCCAAATTGAGGCTGCTCGTATTGCCATGACAAGAGCGATGAAACGTGAGGGTCAAGTTTGGATCCGTATTTTCCCTGACAAACCTATTACAAAGAAGCCTGCTGAGGTTCGTATGGGTAAGGGTAAAGGTTCTCCTGAATATTGGGTAGCAGTGGTTAAGCCAGGTACAATCATGTTTGAATCTGATGGTGTACCTCTGGAAGTAGCAAAAGAGTCTTTGAGACTTGCTGCACAGAAACTGCCAGTAAAAACAAAGTTTGTAGTACGTAGAGATTACGTTGAGAAATAA
- the rpmC gene encoding 50S ribosomal protein L29, with protein sequence MKNSEITALSAEELQDKLNTERANLQNMRFAHAISPLENPMKIRETKRLIARLSTEVRRREIEANS encoded by the coding sequence ATGAAAAATTCAGAGATAACAGCTTTATCTGCGGAAGAACTGCAAGATAAGCTTAACACTGAGAGAGCTAACCTGCAGAACATGCGTTTTGCTCATGCTATATCTCCACTGGAGAACCCAATGAAAATCCGCGAGACGAAGCGCTTGATCGCTCGACTGAGTACAGAAGTTCGTCGTCGTGAAATTGAAGCTAACTCTTAA
- the rpsQ gene encoding 30S ribosomal protein S17: MERNLRKERSGKVVSNKMDKSITVLVESRMKHPMYGKFVSKSTKFMAHDENNECNIGDVVRIQETRPLSKNKKWRLVEIIERAK, encoded by the coding sequence ATGGAGAGAAACCTAAGAAAAGAAAGAAGCGGTAAGGTTGTTAGCAATAAGATGGACAAGTCTATTACTGTACTAGTGGAGAGCAGAATGAAGCACCCAATGTATGGTAAGTTTGTTAGCAAATCTACCAAGTTCATGGCTCACGACGAGAACAACGAGTGCAACATCGGCGATGTAGTTCGCATTCAAGAAACGCGTCCTCTCAGCAAGAACAAGAAATGGCGTTTAGTAGAAATCATAGAAAGGGCTAAGTAA
- the rplN gene encoding 50S ribosomal protein L14, which produces MIQQESRLSVADNSGAKEVLCIRVLGGTGKKYASVGDRIVVTVKSALSSGNVKKGTVSKAVIVRTKKEVRRKDGSYIRFDDNAAVLLNANNEPRGTRIFGPVARELREKQFMKIVSLAPEVL; this is translated from the coding sequence ATGATACAGCAGGAATCAAGACTAAGTGTAGCTGACAACAGCGGTGCTAAAGAAGTTCTTTGCATCCGTGTATTGGGCGGTACTGGTAAAAAGTATGCCTCTGTTGGTGATAGAATCGTTGTAACTGTTAAGTCTGCCCTTTCTTCTGGAAACGTTAAAAAGGGAACTGTTTCGAAAGCAGTTATTGTAAGAACTAAGAAAGAGGTTAGAAGAAAAGACGGTTCATATATCCGTTTCGACGATAATGCCGCTGTTCTTTTGAACGCAAACAACGAGCCACGTGGCACTCGTATCTTCGGCCCAGTTGCACGTGAACTTCGTGAAAAGCAATTCATGAAAATTGTTTCGTTAGCGCCTGAAGTTCTATAA
- the rplX gene encoding 50S ribosomal protein L24, with product MNKKKLHVKTGDTVKVIAGDERGKTGRIIAVNLEKQRVTIEGLNLVTKHAKPSAQNPQGGINKVEAPIHASNVVLVDPKSGEATKAARRKNSEGKTERYSKKTGEVI from the coding sequence ATGAATAAGAAAAAACTTCATGTAAAGACTGGCGATACAGTAAAAGTAATAGCCGGTGACGAGCGCGGCAAGACTGGCCGCATTATCGCTGTGAACCTAGAAAAGCAGAGAGTTACTATTGAAGGCCTTAACCTTGTAACTAAGCACGCGAAACCAAGTGCTCAGAACCCACAGGGTGGCATCAATAAAGTAGAAGCTCCTATTCACGCTAGCAATGTTGTACTTGTAGACCCAAAGTCTGGTGAGGCAACTAAGGCTGCTAGAAGAAAGAACAGCGAAGGTAAAACAGAGCGTTATTCTAAAAAGACAGGAGAAGTAATCTAA
- the rplE gene encoding 50S ribosomal protein L5 — MATTRLKEKYQNEVVPALKEKFQYKNIMEVPKITKISINKGIGAAVADKKLVDIGVDELTTITGQKAVPTIAKKSVSNFKLREGMPIGARVTLRGERMYEFLDRLLTVALPRVRDFRGVNDKGFDGRGNYTLGVKEQIIFPEISIDKIKAISGMDITFVTTAKTDEESYELLKAFGMPFANIKK, encoded by the coding sequence ATGGCAACCACAAGATTAAAAGAGAAATATCAGAACGAGGTAGTGCCTGCCTTGAAAGAGAAGTTCCAGTATAAGAACATCATGGAGGTGCCTAAGATCACTAAAATTTCTATCAACAAAGGTATCGGTGCTGCCGTTGCTGACAAAAAGTTGGTAGATATTGGCGTGGACGAATTGACTACTATCACTGGTCAGAAGGCTGTTCCAACAATCGCGAAGAAGTCGGTTTCGAACTTCAAGCTTCGTGAGGGCATGCCAATTGGCGCACGCGTTACCTTGAGAGGCGAAAGAATGTACGAATTCCTGGATCGTCTGCTAACTGTGGCTCTTCCACGTGTACGTGACTTCAGAGGTGTAAATGACAAAGGCTTTGATGGCCGTGGCAACTACACACTGGGTGTTAAGGAGCAGATCATCTTCCCAGAAATCAGCATCGACAAGATCAAAGCTATTTCTGGTATGGACATAACTTTCGTTACAACAGCTAAAACTGACGAAGAGAGCTACGAACTGCTAAAAGCATTCGGTATGCCATTCGCTAATATCAAGAAATAA
- the rpsN gene encoding 30S ribosomal protein S14, with the protein MAREAVKARELKREKLVAKYAAKRAELKAKGDYEALDKLPRNASPVRLHNRCKLTGRPRGYMRKFGISRVTFRELASAGKIPGVTKASW; encoded by the coding sequence ATGGCAAGAGAAGCAGTAAAAGCTAGAGAGCTTAAAAGAGAAAAACTTGTAGCCAAGTATGCTGCAAAGAGAGCTGAGCTAAAAGCCAAAGGTGATTATGAGGCGCTGGATAAGCTGCCTCGTAACGCATCTCCTGTAAGACTTCACAACCGTTGTAAGCTTACTGGTAGACCAAGAGGATATATGAGAAAGTTTGGTATTTCTCGTGTAACTTTCAGAGAGTTGGCTTCAGCTGGTAAAATTCCTGGTGTTACAAAAGCGAGCTGGTAA
- the rpsH gene encoding 30S ribosomal protein S8, producing MNTDPIADYLTRVRNAIKANHRIVEIPSSKIKREITKVLYEKGYIQSYKFDDSSVQGTIKIALKYNPNTKQSAIVKLERVSKPGLRKYTGTENLPRVLNGLGVAILSTSKGVMTEKEAKSLNVGGEVLCYVY from the coding sequence ATGAACACAGATCCAATAGCAGATTATTTAACTAGAGTGCGTAACGCTATCAAAGCGAACCACAGAATAGTTGAGATACCATCTAGCAAGATAAAGAGAGAGATCACAAAAGTATTGTACGAAAAAGGGTATATTCAAAGCTATAAGTTTGATGACTCTAGCGTACAAGGCACGATTAAAATAGCTCTGAAGTACAACCCTAACACTAAGCAATCTGCTATTGTGAAACTGGAGAGGGTAAGTAAGCCAGGGCTTCGTAAATACACTGGCACTGAGAACTTGCCAAGGGTATTGAACGGCCTTGGTGTAGCCATTTTGTCTACATCTAAGGGTGTAATGACAGAGAAAGAGGCTAAGTCACTGAATGTAGGTGGCGAGGTGTTATGTTATGTATATTAA
- the rplF gene encoding 50S ribosomal protein L6: MSRIGKLPITLPNNTQVTIGDNNVVTVKGPKGELSTTIDKDMIVKQDDNVIVVERPTEQKRHKAMHGLYRALINNMVVGVSQGYKEQLELVGVGYKASVQGSTLELSLGYSHNIYMSLPNEVTATAVTEKGKNPIVTLESNDKQLIGQVAAKIRSLRKVEPYKGKGIRFVGEVIRRKAGKTASK; the protein is encoded by the coding sequence ATGTCACGTATAGGAAAATTGCCAATCACCCTGCCTAACAATACACAAGTTACCATCGGTGATAACAATGTAGTAACGGTTAAAGGCCCTAAGGGTGAACTTTCTACTACTATAGACAAGGATATGATTGTGAAGCAGGACGACAACGTTATTGTTGTTGAGCGCCCAACTGAGCAGAAGCGTCATAAAGCTATGCACGGTCTTTACAGAGCCTTGATCAATAATATGGTTGTAGGTGTTAGCCAAGGCTATAAAGAGCAGCTAGAGCTAGTTGGTGTTGGTTACAAAGCTTCAGTTCAGGGGTCAACTCTAGAACTGTCTTTAGGTTACTCACACAACATCTACATGAGCTTGCCGAATGAAGTAACAGCTACTGCTGTTACTGAGAAAGGTAAGAACCCGATTGTAACGCTGGAGAGCAACGACAAACAATTAATTGGTCAAGTTGCTGCTAAAATCAGATCGCTGCGTAAGGTTGAGCCATATAAAGGTAAGGGTATCCGCTTCGTAGGAGAAGTTATCAGAAGAAAAGCTGGTAAGACAGCGTCTAAATAA
- the rplR gene encoding 50S ribosomal protein L18, which yields MSTNKISRRLRIKQGIRNKVSGTSERPRLTVFRSNKAIYAQLVDDTTGVTLAAASSVKLDDAKANIETAGKVGTAIAEQALAKGISQVVFDRNGYLYHGKVKSLAEGAREAGLKF from the coding sequence ATGTCTACTAATAAAATAAGCAGAAGACTAAGAATTAAGCAGGGTATCAGAAATAAGGTTTCTGGTACCTCTGAAAGGCCAAGACTAACTGTGTTCCGTAGCAATAAAGCTATCTATGCACAGCTAGTTGATGATACTACTGGTGTGACACTAGCGGCTGCCTCTTCAGTTAAACTTGATGATGCAAAAGCCAACATTGAAACTGCTGGTAAGGTTGGTACAGCTATTGCTGAGCAAGCATTGGCTAAAGGTATCTCACAGGTTGTTTTCGATCGTAACGGCTACCTTTATCACGGTAAAGTAAAATCATTGGCAGAAGGCGCTCGTGAAGCTGGCCTTAAATTCTAA